A window of Fictibacillus halophilus contains these coding sequences:
- a CDS encoding DUF1294 domain-containing protein, with product MLIIYLIILNVAAYYVMKRDKLSAKKGEWRTPEARLWLIAVIGGAPGMWLAMKKLRHKTKHPSFRYGLPLLSMFITVLAGWFI from the coding sequence GTGTTAATCATATATTTAATCATTTTAAACGTAGCCGCCTATTATGTTATGAAAAGAGATAAGTTATCTGCCAAAAAGGGCGAATGGCGCACACCTGAAGCGAGGCTATGGCTGATCGCAGTTATTGGTGGAGCACCCGGTATGTGGCTAGCTATGAAAAAGTTGCGTCATAAGACTAAACATCCTTCATTTCGTTACGGGCTGCCTCTTTTAAGTATGTTTATAACAGTTTTAGCAGGCTGGTTTATATAG
- the rplT gene encoding 50S ribosomal protein L20: MPRVKGGYVTRRRRKKVLKLAKGYFGSKHKLFKVAQQQVFKSLMYAYRDRRQKKRDFRKLWITRINAAARTNGLSYSRLMHGLKLAGIDINRKMLSEIAITDEKAFAELASKAKDSLKA; encoded by the coding sequence ATGCCAAGAGTAAAAGGTGGCTATGTAACACGTCGTCGTCGTAAAAAAGTTCTTAAACTAGCTAAAGGCTATTTCGGTTCCAAACATAAATTATTTAAAGTAGCACAACAACAAGTATTCAAATCACTTATGTACGCTTACCGTGACCGTCGTCAAAAGAAGCGTGACTTCCGTAAGCTTTGGATCACTCGTATTAACGCTGCTGCTCGTACAAACGGTCTTTCTTACAGCCGTTTAATGCACGGTCTTAAACTTGCGGGTATCGACATCAACCGTAAGATGCTTTCTGAGATCGCTATTACAGACGAAAAAGCTTTCGCTGAATTAGCTTCAAAAGCAAAAGACAGCCTAAAAGCTTAA